The following is a genomic window from Paracoccus alcaliphilus.
CGGTCAGATCGGGATGCAGGCCGAAGCGGGCCTCGACATCGTCGAAATAGTTGGCCCCGATCTTCAGCACCGGAAAGCCCCGCGCGGCCATCGCCTGTGCCGTGGCGAAGATATCGTCGCAGGCAAAGGCGATATGCTGGGTGGAGGCGCCGAAGGTGTCCTCGATGAACCGTCCGGCCAGTGTGTGGCGGGTCTCGGCGCCGTTCAGGGTGATGCGCAGGGCGCCGGTGTCGATGGCCTGACTGCGCACCAGCCCGTCGGGGTCAACCACATCGACCACCGGCGCCTTGCGGGCCGGAAAGATCGAGGTGTAGAACAGCGACCAGCTGAGCATTTCCTCATAGGCCATGGTCTGGGCGATGTGATCGACCTTTGCCAGCCCGGCCCCTTTGGGTTGCGGATCGCTGATCTCGAAATCGACCTGCCACAGATCGTTTTTCCCATCGAGAAAGCGGATCAGGCTGCCGCCGACGCCGCGAATGCCGGGGATGTCGAGTTCTGCCGCGTTCTGCCCAAGGGGGTCGTGCGCGGCGGCTTTCAGTGCGATGGCGCGGGCGAAACTGTCCTGCGCGTCGGACACCCGCAGCCCCAGTTCCGAGACGCCGGTGCCGTGGGTCAGCCATGCGCTGTGGGCGAAGCCTTCGGTTTCGGTATTGACCAGCAGGTTGACGCCGTTCTGCCGCCACAGGGAAACCTGTTTCGAGCGGTGCCGGCCCGCATGTTCGAACCCGGCGGCGGCCAGCAGCGATTCAAGCACCGGCGCGTCGTCGCGGCTGGAGGCGAATTCGATGAACTCGACCCCTTCGACCGGGGTGGGGGCAGGAAAATCCGGCAGGTCGATCTTCAGGGACGGCTCGTTGCGCCGCACCTGATCGGTCAGCGCGATCAGGCTGCGCAGCCCGTCCTGCGCGACCAGCCGTGGCAGGCCGGAACGGAACTGGTCGTTGAAGATTTCCAGGCTCAGCGGCCCGGCATAACCGGTGGCCAGAACCGCGCGGGTGAAGGCGGTCACGTCCAGATCGCCCTCGCCCGGCATATTGCGGAAATGCCGCGACCAATACAGCAGGTCCATGTCGATGGCGGGCGCATCGGCCAGTTGCACGAAGAAAATCCGGTCGCCGGGGATGCTGCGGATGGTGTCGGGGTCGATGCGGCGTGCCAAAGTGTGGAAACTGTCGAGGATCAGCCCGATATTCGGATGATCCGCCCGGCGCACGATCTCCCACGCGTCGCGGTGATCGTTCACATAGCGACCCCAGCACAGCGCCTCATAGCCGACCCGGATGCCGTGTTTCGCCGCGATCCCGCCCAGTTCGTGAAAATCCGCGGCGGCGCGGTCGATGCCGCCCATCGCTTCGGGATGCAGGCTGGAACAGATCAGGATCAGGTCGGTGCCCAATTCGTTCATCAGCTCGAACTTGCGTTCGGCGCGGGCGAAGGCGCGGGCGCGATGCGGCTCTGGCAGGCCCTCGAAATCGCGGAACGGCTGGAACAGGGTGATCTCCAGCCCGTGGTCGCGGACCATGTAGCCCACCTCTCGCGGGGAAAAATCCGAGGCCAGAAAATCCTGTTCGAAAATCTCGATCCCGTCGAAACCGGCCTGC
Proteins encoded in this region:
- a CDS encoding bifunctional sugar phosphate isomerase/epimerase/4-hydroxyphenylpyruvate dioxygenase family protein; the protein is MKTSIATVSISGSFRDKLTAIAQAGFDGIEIFEQDFLASDFSPREVGYMVRDHGLEITLFQPFRDFEGLPEPHRARAFARAERKFELMNELGTDLILICSSLHPEAMGGIDRAAADFHELGGIAAKHGIRVGYEALCWGRYVNDHRDAWEIVRRADHPNIGLILDSFHTLARRIDPDTIRSIPGDRIFFVQLADAPAIDMDLLYWSRHFRNMPGEGDLDVTAFTRAVLATGYAGPLSLEIFNDQFRSGLPRLVAQDGLRSLIALTDQVRRNEPSLKIDLPDFPAPTPVEGVEFIEFASSRDDAPVLESLLAAAGFEHAGRHRSKQVSLWRQNGVNLLVNTETEGFAHSAWLTHGTGVSELGLRVSDAQDSFARAIALKAAAHDPLGQNAAELDIPGIRGVGGSLIRFLDGKNDLWQVDFEISDPQPKGAGLAKVDHIAQTMAYEEMLSWSLFYTSIFPARKAPVVDVVDPDGLVRSQAIDTGALRITLNGAETRHTLAGRFIEDTFGASTQHIAFACDDIFATAQAMAARGFPVLKIGANYFDDVEARFGLHPDLTERLRAHNIMYDEDGSGSFLQFYSQPLPGGLFFEIVQRSGGYGGYGGPNAPFRIAAQKRNILPFGMPRS